One genomic window of Enoplosus armatus isolate fEnoArm2 chromosome 19, fEnoArm2.hap1, whole genome shotgun sequence includes the following:
- the gpr132b gene encoding probable G-protein coupled receptor 132b — protein sequence MHELPVTETVSLTNNASSMPCEPPYNEGRLPLVLLYSAVLAVGLPTNLLTVYLTWLQVRKKNVLGVYLWSLSLCDLTYLGTLPLWAYYVSAGHWWPWSSVACKLTGYIFFNNMYISIFLLCCISCDRYVAIVYSLESRGLRRQRFAVLIALSIMLLVAIGHVPVFTMREGDAAEGDRRCFEPSQRSVTVTGFNYARFVVGFLIPLLVLVVTNHGILANVQRSTGLRREQKERVRWLAVAVVVLFLVCFAPYHLILLVRAIIFHFPQLEDGTCLFERTLYTPYTISLGLSTINSAVNPILYVLSSDNIRKELSRGLAQVCDRAHLRPRSDSSQNKIQPTKNSSELNAVTETKRCQGGKPPGT from the coding sequence ATGCATGAGCTGCCAGTTACCGAGACAGTTTCTCTGACGAACAACGCAAGTTCGATGCCGTGTGAACCTCCGTACAATGAGGGCCGCCTGCCGCTGGTTCTACTGTACAGCGCTGTGCTGGCTGTCGGACTACCCACCAACCTGCTGACCGTCTACCTCACCTGGCTGCAGGTACGCAAGAAGAACGTGCTGGGCGTTTACCTGTGGAGCCTGTCACTGTGTGACCTCACTTACCTGGGAACTCTGCCGCTGTGGGCATACTACGTCAGCGCAGGTCACTGGTGGCCGTGGAGCTCGGTCGCCTGTAAGTTAACAGGCTACATCTTCTTCAACAACATGTACATCAGCATCTTCCTGCTGTGTTGCATCTCCTGCGACCGCTACGTTGCCATTGTCTACAGTCTTGAGTCCCGCGGCCTCCGCCGGCAGCGCTTCGCGGTCCTCATCGCCCTCTCCATCATGCTGCTGGTCGCCATCGGTCACGTCCCCGTGTTTACCATGAGGGAGGGTGACGCGGCAGAGGGCGACCGCCGCTGCTTTGAGCCAAGTCAGCGAAGTGTCACAGTCACAGGCTTCAATTACGCCCGTTTCGTGGTTGGCTTCCTGATTccgctgctggtgctggtggtgaCGAACCATGGGATCCTGGCCAACGTACAGCGCAGCACGGGGCTACGGCGGGAACAGAAGGAGCGTGTTCGCTGGCTGGCAGTGGCGGTGGTGGTGCTGTTCCTGGTCTGCTTTGCCCCGTACCACCTCATCCTGCTGGTCAGAGCCATCATCTTCCACTTCCCCCAGCTGGAGGACGGCACCTGTCTGTTTGAGAGGACCCTGTACACTCCCTACACCATCTCGCTCGGTCTATCTACCATCAACAGCGCTGTCAACCCCATCCTCTATGTGCTGTCCAGCGACAACATCCGCAAAGAGCTGAGCCGGGGCCTTGCACAGGTCTGTGACCGAGCACACCTGAGACCACGATCTGACAGCAGTCAGAACAAGATCCAACCTACCAAGAACTCCTCAGAGCTGAATGCAGTGACAGAGACCAAGAGATGCCAGGGAGGAAAACCACCAGGGACCTGA